Within Rhipicephalus microplus isolate Deutch F79 chromosome 9, USDA_Rmic, whole genome shotgun sequence, the genomic segment TGGCTGAAAGCACGCACTGCTCCTTATGGCGGAACGCAGACGTGTGTACCGTTTCCGCGGTCATGTCATTGCCGGCATGAACTGGAAGCCTACGAGACTTTTCGACGAGTTGCCGAGCTTGCGCGTGTGTGACCTCTGCCGCATGATTCCGAAGCGGATACTTGTGTTGCCATGCTCGCACGTCCTCTGCCAAGCGTGCCACGCAGTCAGTTTTCAAAATGGCGCTGATGGCCTGTGCCCCCTGGATGGAGAACCATTCGTAGGTGCGGAATGCAGTGGCCACGACTTTCCGGACAACAAAGCGAAGGCCTTGAAGGTGAGAACCGAAGAGCGTAGTACATCCAGGGTGTTCTATTCTGCAAGTTGACGCAGCAGCTTTTTTAAGAGGGAAGCTGCTTAATATGGAAGTTATGCTGTGCAGAGTGAACAAAAAAACTGTCATGATTTGCAACCTCTAGCGCATTGCTCATGGGCACTCTCTCGACGCCCTTTTCCTTTTTATAGGTAATAAAAATTAGGAATAAAAAGTAGAAGTGGTATTAGGTTCTTGTTACAGGAAATAGTGCTATTTATTAGCGTGGCCTTTCTATCAGGCCTTTCTAACTTTGACTGCCAGTTTAAATATTGATAGTTTGAACGATGGTGCCTATGGTTGCTTTAACTTGGAGCTTAACAAATAACCTgtctgccttcctttttttctcgtttctctttctTCCCTTTACGTAGCAACGACGACACTTCAAGCATTATTGTTCTGTCCCCATGATTATGAGTTGCAATGCTTAGCCAAACTTCGCAACAGTTTATTCGGCCTTATAGAAGCCGACATGAGCCAGATTGGTCGCTAGCTCCATTGTTAGTACAGCTTTGTGCCACTGTCGTAAGCTACTACGTATTTTTTCTGCGTTTTAGCTATGTGTACTAAAAATGCACAGAGGTTAGCTGCAGCGTCTCGTGTAGCCATTACCCAGAGCTAATTCTCATAACTGTTTATGAGGCGTGTACCTGCTAAGGAGTGGAAAGTATTGCTTGAAGATTAGGGCCTTTTAGCTTGGATGTATACATCTTAACGTTACCTTTTTACTGTATACCCGAAAGAATCTGCGCAAGCGCGGACTTTTGTGGCGCGTACACACTACAGCCACTTTGGTACCCACCGTATATGATATGCTTTACGATTGCGAACTATCTCGGAAGTCACCCTAATTCACGGCTACTCCCAGTATTGCGGGAACCACAGCCGTCGAGTAGAAATGAGCCATAGTGCAATTGTGAATGACGATCACATTGTTTTAGCTAGATTACCGAAGGTATATTGTAAGCCCTAAGGCACCCTACAGGCTGGACGCATGGCACCGTATAGGTGGCCAGAATAAAGCAGTAAAgcacaaaattgttattgcagaaacattgtgcattctACTTTTGATTTCAATGCCTCGCAGCAGCCTTATTACAacatttaccttttttttatttttcccggTAAATATTATGCGCAAACTTCATGACTTGGGTTGCACAAAGTGTCGCAATATTCAGTGGCCTTTCAATTTTCAACTGCCCCGTAGCGCATTATTAGCAGTATTCACACGAATCGGTTGGGTACAGCTTAAACGTGCCCTTTTCATTTTCATAGCATGATTAACGCTATCGTGGCGTGCCTCGAATGGCGTTCCATTGGTAAGGTAACACTTTGTGATAAGGATTACGACTGATAACAGAAGACGCGAAAACTGTTCTCGGTGCAGAATCGAAAAGaatcaaatgcaaaaaaaagacgATATGTTGAAATGTGAAGCATGAAAACGTTTTTTGCACTATGTCGCAACACGGGCGAGCCGTAGATTAAAGGAGCGATGCGTCTCGAGTGCTGTGGGGCTGTCGTCATTCGTTGATATTGCGGAAATATCGCAAAGAGCTTTTGCTATGCGCTCACGTGGCTCATAAATATTTGGTCAATTGTACGCACGTGCACGTTTATATACGGCAAGCCCTACATTTGAAGTGTGCGCGTTCCGGTAACACAGTAAACTCAAAACCTGTGGCCAGCACCATGGTAACGTAGAGAAGTATACGTACTAGAATAACGCCCCTTAATAACTGCCACCTCATTCATCTCCGCTAATAAATTATCTTGTGCTTTCTTTGAATTACTTGTCTTTCGTATTCATTGTCTGTCTAAAAATCACACGAGACCATCCAATGATTCCAACTCTTTTATAGTGAAAATGTGATAAAGAGTACTAGCTGGATGCAAATAAGTCTGTTTTCCTCTACATGTCAAGGTCCACTGCTGGAACGAGGTGCATGGATGCGAGTTTGTGGGAGCTATGGAAGAAATACTGACACACTACGAGGACAAATGCGCGTTTCACATCGTCGAGTGTTTCCGGTGCGGCGAGGAAGTCTTCCACAGCGTGCTCACCTCGCATTACGCATCTGGATGTACTGCTGGTCTCTTTTCGAAGGACACTACCTATAATACCTCAGAGTCCACGGCGGTAGTAGCTCAATACGTGAAAACCTCTGTCGAACAAATGACGGCACTGCTGACGAACCCACACCATGACCGGCTGATGCCACCAATGCAGAGCAAATTGAACGCGCTCACCCAGCAATTCAGACGACACAAATCCCAGTCAGCCGAGTTCACTCGCGAGTTGAATGTATCCTCCAAGGCCGAGCGAGCTAACGCGGCGGCAGCGATCTTAACAAGCGTGGCGGACCAGCCGTACTATGAAAATGACCCAGtggagccggccagcacgacgcCGCTGCGAATGCTTCACCTGGAGAAGTCGAAGACCTGCCGCCAGCCGTCCTTCTTCGCGCAGCTGCCTCCAGATGTTCTGAAGGCCATGCGGCAGACTTCTTCACAAGATTATCCACAACACGTTTTCACAAACAGCGGACCACAAGACGTGAAGTGTCATTTAAAATTGACAACGCATCTGTCGATGATGAATTCTTGGACGGAAGTTGATGTAGCCGTGAAGTACAACCTAACCTTGAAGAACTGCGACGTGAATATGTCCGTGATGGAGAACTCCATAATTTTTGCTCAGCTCACCGTGCTACACACGAAAGACGCGTACTTTACAGTCGACATCTCCAGGAACTACCTGTTCCTCTTCGTTCGGGTGGAATTTCACGGAAAGCTGGCTGGCTCCCGGGTCTTTATGCCCTCACTTAGGGTAAAGGTGTTCAACAGAGAGTCGTGCAAGAGCCTTCACCTGTCTTCTTTTCAAGAGCCTTGCCATTGTAAGCGCGACGATGACTGGCTGCTACACTTTCGCCGTACCTTCTCGATAGAAGTTGATCACCTGCAGAAGAACGATTGCCTTCGTGGACGAAAAATGGAGTTCGAAATTGAGGTTTTGCGCAATAAAACCACCGATTCCCAACGTGAGAACGCCTAGCACCAATGTTTTTCGTTGCCTATATTACATTAGGCTGTTATCTGTACGTTTAACACATGACGCGTGCGTTTTGCATGAGCTTAGCGAAGTGATGACTGCAGTTCAATAAAGGAGCTGTTGCTAAACTTTGCGTGCCTCAATTTTCGTGTCTGTttggtggtattttttttttgtcggctgCAATAAGTAGGAGCTGGCCGTTGGGAAATTTCATGCGTCTTCTTAGCTTTGTCCGTATACGAGGGAAATCAAGTCATAATTTCTGACTCTGAAGTCAGTCCCCATTCCTTAGCAATTGTACTGGTGTTTCATTGGCAACATTTCGTGGTAAACTTTCTTAGAACCTAGCCTTATATTAGGATATGGTCATCGTATACCAGTGTTGCTATAGTGCACACATATGTGAGACACAACAAAAGTGCTTTTACAGTTCAGTTCTACGCATACACGAAAGTTGTTCATAAGGTGAGGGGTCGTTGTTCCCAATGAAACTAACCTTCCAAGCCATGTCgcagcggtctagtggctaaagtactcggctggtgacccgcaggtcgcgggatcaaatcccggctgctgccgcggctgcattttcaatgaaggcggaagtgctgtaggcctgcgtgctcagaGTGTGGGGCACGGTAAAGATGCCCAGGttgtcgaaatctccggagccctccactacagcatctcacATATTCGTATGGAATTTCCGGACGTTAAACGCCGCATATTAATTGTAGTAGCCAACGTATGACGCGCCGTACTGACGTCACAGGCTACGTCATGTGCCTGTACTTATATTGGCATGCGAGCCGCTTACTTATGACAATAAACCTTCGCCACCAACTGAGTCCAGCGTCGCCTTGCTCACCGGCTACAACAGATGGCGATGAGGATGGGATAGGCTGCACCGAACGACGGGGGCGGATCCTGTGAGAAACGACAGCTGGAAGGCGAAAGGCAAGGTATGGCGAAGATGTGGGAATTTGACGCCTTCATAGAAGAAGGGGACGAAGATTTTGCATCGTATGTAGAACTATTTGGGCACTATTGCAAAGTAGCTGGCGTACAAGACGAAGAACTTAAAAAGTAAGCCTTCATCTCTGCCACAGAAAAGAAAGCGTACAAGACGCTCAAGGACCTTCTTCTACCTGCAAAACCTGAagagaggacgttcgaggacggTGAAAGTGCTGAATGGCCACTACAAGCCTTCAAGTCAAGTCATTGCGGAGCGTTTCAAATTCAACAGGAGGTACCAAGGAGAAGGGGAGTCCGTCGCGGCATCGGCAGTCACGCTGAAGCACACGGCAGCCAAGTGCAACTACGGTACGTTTCTCGACGACGCTTTACGGGACCGGTTCGTCGCTGGGTTACGGAAATCCACCATTCAAACGGGTTTACTGAAGAGGAAGGAACTGACGTTTGAATCGGCCTGCGTTTTTGCTAAGGGCGTTGAGCTAGCGGAGCGAGAGTCGAGGGGATTCCGACCAACTGCGAATACGGATGCCGACATTCACGCTCTAAAGAAGACGGGGAAGCAACCGGAGTTCGCCAGCAAGCCGAAGAACAGTTCAATGCAAAGCTGCTATCAATGCGGTCAAGAGCATGACGCCCGTTGCTGCCGTTATCGTAAATTCTAATGCCATCTTTGCAAGCGCGTGGGACATTTGGCGCGCATGTGCAGatgcaagcaaccggcgcctggCACCACCCACAACGTGAGTGACGAAGCGAGCGGAGGCACAGAGCTGCTGCGGCACGGTGTGTATCTGGTGGGCACGGAACAACCATAAGAAGTTGAGTGCAGATAGCCGGCCAGCTTATGAAGATGCAAGTAGATACGGGCGCAGCCGTATCACTCATTCCGGAATGCGTTTACCGGCAGCTAAAGTAGCCGCCGCAGCTTGCGAAGTGCGAGATGAAGCTCAAGACTTACGGCGGAGCGACGCTACAAGTGAAAGGCCAAGCGGAGGTCTTGGTCGATTATAAGGGACAGCGGAAAGTCCTGCCAATCATCGTGGTACCAATAGAGAAGCCAGCACTCCTAAGCCGCGACTAGATTGCGAACCTCGGAATGGACCTAAACAGCATTCACGAGGTGCACGCACAACCGTCTGTCGACAGCATCCTGTCAAGGTATGCCAGCGTTTTTTCACCTGGGTTAGGGTTGATAAATGCTTACCAAGCAAAACTGGTGCTTAAGGAAGGAAGCATGCCAGTCTTTTGCAAGGCGTGGTCTGTGCCGTATGCCATTCGTGAACCTGACGAGCATgagctaggcaacttgcaaaaAGAGGGCGTACTGGTGCCCGTAACCCGCAGCGACTGGGCCACGCCGCTGGTAGCTGTTCACAAGCCAGACGGCACAGTACGATTGTGTGGAGACTATAAATTGACGGTGAATCCATGTGTGAAGACCGGCCATTACCCACTGCCCGCGGTGAAGGATTTGTTCACTGCACTGGCTGTGGGCAAGGTTTTCACCTTTCTGGACTTTTCGACGGCATATCAGCAAATCAAGGTGCACCCTGACTCGCGACCCTTGCTGACTATAAACTCTCACATGGGGTTGTTCCAGTATGTTCGAATGCCGTACGGAATCTCAAGTGCACCTGAGGTTTTCCAGGCAATCATGAACGAGCTGTTGAAAGGACTACCGGGAGTGGTacgctacctcgacgacgtcctcatCACGGGAGCATCGCATACCGAATGCCTGgcccaggtggaagcagtcctGCAGGTTTTGAGGGACCATGGCGTaaaagtgagaaagaaaaaatgcaagtttttttgAATTCTGTCAAATATCTTGGGCATATCATTGACAAAAATGGTGTGCACCCGTGCGTCGAGAAGGTTGATGCCATAAGGGAAGCACACACACCTAAGAACATCAGTGAGCTTAAAGCGTACCTCGGAATGATAACTTTTTACTCCAAGTTCATGCCAAACATGTCTTCGAGGCTAAAGCCTTTGTATGCACTGCTTCAGAAGGATAAGAAGTGGGTCTGGtccgcaaaagaagaaaaagccttcGCGGAGAGTGAGAGCCTCCTTACGCAAGCGAGCGTGCTAACATTCTATGACCCAAAGAAGCCTCTTGGATTAGTCTGCGACGCCTCTCCTTACGgggttggcgcagtgttgtttcATGTCGTGAACGGGGAAGAAAGGCCGATAGCTTATGCGTCACGCACCTTGAGCAAGGCCGAAAGTGGCTACGCACACATAGAAAAGGAAGCATTGGCTGTGATTTTCGGAATCAAACGGTTTCACAAGTATTTTTACGGCCGTGAATTCACCATTTATTCCGATCACCTTCCCCTGGAAGGACTGCTGGGGCAAACAAAGCCAATTCAGCAAATGGCAGCAGCACGCATGCAGCGCTGGATGCTAGTGCTAGCTGCATATCGCTACAAATGGGTGTACAGAAAGGGAGCCCAAGTAGCAAACGCGGACGCGTTATCGCGATTACCGCTTCCGAACGACACCGACGAAAGCGACTACGTTCACTTCTTTTCAGCAGTAGAAGCCGTACCATTATCTGCGAAAAGGATCACTGACGAAACCCAAAAAGACCCAGTTTTGTCTAAGGTGCTAATGTATGTTTTGAATGGATGGCCATCGTACGTGTCAGAAGACAACGTAGCCCCATTCTTCTCGCGGAAAGACGAACTGTCGGTCGACTGTGGTTGCATAACATGGGGAACACGGGTTGTTATACCTGAAGCGGTACAATCTGAAGTCTTATCGCTTTTGCATGAAGGGCATCCAGGCATCACTCGCATAAAAATGCTGTTAAGAAGTCATGTGTGGTGGCCAAAGTTGTGCGACCGCATGGAAGAAACTGTAAGAGGTTGTTCAACTTGCCAACTAACGCAGAACTCTGCGCCCCACGTGCCGATGTTATCGTGGGGATGGCCAACCCGCAGGTGGCAGAGAGTTCACCTGGATTTTGCCTACTACAAGAACGACTGGTTTTTAGTGCTTGTCGCTGCGCACTCCAAGTGGGTGGATGTTCTGCACATGAAGTCCACTACAGCACAGGTGACAGTTGAAAAACTCCGCACTGTCTTTGCTGCATTTGGGCTTCCCGAGAGAATTGTGACTGACAATGGGCCGCAATTTGTGTCTGCTGAAGTCACAAATTTTCTCAACACCAATGCAGTGCAGCACACCAAGACCCCACCTTACCACCCAGCTTCAAATGGCACAGCGGAGAGGCTTGTCGAGACCGTCAAGCGAAGCTTCATCAAACAGCTACGGGACGAGCAGAACACGGGAGTGACTCGGACGATGCAACATCGGGTAGAACAGTTCCTGTTCACCTAAT encodes:
- the LOC119163113 gene encoding uncharacterized protein LOC119163113; protein product: MAERRRVYRFRGHVIAGMNWKPTRLFDELPSLRVCDLCRMIPKRILVLPCSHVLCQACHAVSFQNGADGLCPLDGEPFVGAECSGHDFPDNKAKALKVHCWNEVHGCEFVGAMEEILTHYEDKCAFHIVECFRCGEEVFHSVLTSHYASGCTAGLFSKDTTYNTSESTAVVAQYVKTSVEQMTALLTNPHHDRLMPPMQSKLNALTQQFRRHKSQSAEFTRELNVSSKAERANAAAAILTSVADQPYYENDPVEPASTTPLRMLHLEKSKTCRQPSFFAQLPPDVLKAMRQTSSQDYPQHVFTNSGPQDVKCHLKLTTHLSMMNSWTEVDVAVKYNLTLKNCDVNMSVMENSIIFAQLTVLHTKDAYFTVDISRNYLFLFVRVEFHGKLAGSRVFMPSLRVKVFNRESCKSLHLSSFQEPCHCKRDDDWLLHFRRTFSIEVDHLQKNDCLRGRKMEFEIEVLRNKTTDSQRENA